In Molothrus aeneus isolate 106 chromosome 13, BPBGC_Maene_1.0, whole genome shotgun sequence, a genomic segment contains:
- the GDPGP1 gene encoding GDP-D-glucose phosphorylase 1: MAATAGGEPGEPSPEEFVYSEEDFVLQAAGWGDPGSAPSRFDRVLLAGWSDRMERGLFRYRLGALPTRVLPGAVRLVAQLNEQRSAERRPPQPVRSLRDPFDPAAFNFTRLRPAELLFRLRRAGGPEPLLVAINASPLERGHVLLLPEPARRLPQALTAPALRGALEAALLSAHPGFRVGFNGLGGGASVNHLHLHGLYLDRPLPLEEAPAEPLGPRLALLRAGPAPAFLFFAAGPTALEPVSRAVCRAAEHLGAAGLACNVLATRGDPPAGPGGGRGLRVLLWARRPLFGPKAGEPFAVALCELAGLLPLPAEPLYRDITEEQALSAIRQHLLPEPELLHLGGELARLLER, encoded by the coding sequence ATGGCGGCCACGGCGGGAGGGGAGCCGGGCGAACCGAGCCCCGAGGAGTTCGTGTACAGCGAGGAGGACTTCGTGCTGCAGGCAGCCGGCTGGGGCGACCCGGGCTCCGCGCCCTCCCGGTTCGACCGGGTGCTGCTGGCGGGCTGGAGCGACCGTATGGAGCGGGGACTGTTCCGGTACCGGCTGGGAGCGCTGCCCACCCGCGTCCTGCCCGGCGCCGTGCGCCTCGTGGCGCAGCTGAACGAGCAGCGCAGCGCGGAGCGCCGCCCGCCGCAGCCCGTCCGCAGCCTCCGCGACCCCTTCGACCCCGCCGCCTTCAACTTCACCCGGCTGCGCCCCGCCGAGCTGCTGTTCCGCCTGCGCCGCGCCGGCGGCCCGGAGCCGCTGCTGGTGGCGATCAACGCCAGCCCGCTGGAGCGGGGAcacgtgctgctgctgccggagCCGGCGCGGCGGCTGCCGCAGGCGCTGACGGCCCCGGCGCTGCGCGGGGCGCTGGAGGCGGCGCTGCTCAGCGCCCACCCCGGCTTCCGCGTGGGCTTCAACGGGCTGGGCGGCGGCGCCTCGGTGAACCACCTGCACCTGCACGGGCTCTACCTGGACCGCCCGCTGCCGCTGGAGGAGGCGCCGGCCGAGCCGCTGGGGCCGCGCCTGGCGCTGCTCCGCGCCGGACCGGCCCCCGCCTTCCTCTTCTTCGCCGCCGGCCCCACGGCGCTAGAGCCGGTGTCGCGGGCCGTGTGCCGGGCGGCCGAGCACCTGGGCGCTGCCGGGCTGGCCTGCAACGTGCTGGCCACGCGGGGCGACCCgccggcggggcccgggggcGGCCGCGGGCTGCGGGTGCTGCTGTGGGCGCGCCGGCCGCTCTTCGGCCCCAAGGCGGGCGAGCCCTTCGCCGTGGCGTTGTGCGAGCTGGcggggctgctgccgctgcccgccgAGCCGCTCTACCGGGACATCACCGAGGAGCAGGCCCTGAGCGCCATCCGCCAGCACCTGCTGCCCGAGCCCGAACTGCTGCATCTGGGCGGGGAGCTGGCGCGGCTGCTGGAGCGGTGA
- the CIB1 gene encoding calcium and integrin-binding protein 1 codes for MGGSASLIPRDLLSEYQELTFLSKQEILLAYKRFSELLPKEERENACSVQVPKSQILTLPELRANPFQQRICHVFSTSETEDGSMSFEDFLDMLSVFSDSATSDIKSYYAFRIFDFDNDGILDRKDLEQLVNCLTGQGEGSRLSSAEMDQLIQNILEESDIDKDGTINLAEFQHVVSRSPDFASSFKIVL; via the exons ATGGGCGGCTCGGCCAGTCTGATCCCGCGGGACTTACTGAGCGAGTACCAG GAGCTGACGTTCCTGAGCAAGCAGGAGATCTTGCT TGCCTACAAGAGGTTCAGTGAACTGCTGccaaaggaggagagggagaacgCCTGCTCGGTGCAGGTCCCCAAGAGCCAGATCCTGACGCTGCCTGAGCTGCGG GCAAACCCCTTCCAGCAGCGCATCTGCCACGTGTTCTCAACCTCAGAGACCGAGGATGGCAGCATGTCCTTTGAAGACTTCCTTGATATGCTGAGTGTCTTCAGCGATTCTGCCACCTCTGACATCAAATCCTACTATGCCTTCCGCATCTTTG ACTTTGATAATGATGGGATTCTGGACAGGAAGGACCTGGAGCAACTGGTGAACTGCCTGACAGGGCAAGGCGAGGGGTCCCGGCTGAGCAGCGCAGAGATGGACCAGCTCATCCAAAAT ATCCTGGAGGAGTCCGACATCGACAAGGACGGCACCATCAACCTTGCCGAGTTCCAGCACGTTGTCTCCCGCTCCCCCGACTTCGCCAG CTCCTTCAAGATTGTCCTGTGA